The following proteins come from a genomic window of Panicum hallii strain FIL2 chromosome 8, PHallii_v3.1, whole genome shotgun sequence:
- the LOC112903089 gene encoding uncharacterized protein LOC112903089 — protein MALRDGTTNLSISGAALAALLHRCAAATGDCDGLLFGRASHLPAPPAALSDYDDLATAPPTPELTISVSGHCSLSHPSSLSDPLGRFHPPSSDPSSAPAPAAVGFFSSRRRTALRPSMRELALAHSLSKTLQGRTTAHPLLFILVSPSASPNFSTHSYDYRAFLLLASRLVPASLTVVNVGPGFRDQYHAFSPESPMPCLPSSPAAAGHAHTIGEQKAVDEMVDGFGIGRLQGLLGSAAGQAAEMDDMYAGMLRNLEKLAREVENSNIRVLEQENRNLLLRFRCAGME, from the exons ATGGCCCTCCGCGACGGCACCACCAACCTCTCCATCTCcggcgccgccctcgccgctctcCTCcaccgctgcgccgccgccaccggcgaCTGCGACGGCCTCCTCTTCGGCCGCGCCTCCcacctccccgcgccgcccgccgccctctCCGACTACGACGACCTCGCCACCGCCCCGCCCACCCCCGAGCTCACCATCTCCGTCTCGGGCCACTGCTCCCTCTCCCACCCATCTTCCCTCTCAGATCCCCTCGGCCGATTCCACCCCCCCTCCTCGGACCCCTCCTCCGCGCCAGCGCCCGCCGCCGTCGGCTTCttctcctcccgccgccgcaccgcgcTCCGCCCCTCCATGCGCGAGCTCGCTCTCGCCCACTCCCTCTCCAAGACCCTACAAGGACGCACCACCGCCCACCCCCTCCTCTTCATCCTCGTCTCCCCCTCCGCCTCCCCCAACTTCTCCACCCACTCCTACGACTACCgcgccttcctcctcctcgcctcccGCCTCGTCCCGGCCTCGCTCACCGTCGTCAACGTCGGCCCCGGATTCAGGGACCAATACCACGCCTTCTCCCCAGAGTCTCCCATGCCCTGCCTGCCATCCTCGCCTGCGGCCGCAGGTCACGCTCACACCATTGGAGAGCAGAAGGCGGTCGATGAAATGGTCGACGGGTTTGGGATCGGGAGGCTGCAAGGGCTCCTGGGCTCTGCGGCAGGGCAGGCGGCGGAGATGGATGACATGTATGCGGGGATGCTCAGGAACCTGGAGAAGCTCGCCAGGGAGGTGGAGAACAGCAATATCCGTGTTCTCGAGCAG GAAAATCGGAACCTGCTGCTGAGGTTCAGATGTGCAGGAATGGAATAG
- the LOC112902543 gene encoding F-box/LRR-repeat protein 3-like isoform X3, which translates to MAAAAAHRNNKRRRFSPAPGPTSATAPPLDSLADELLFLVLDRVAAADPRALKSFALASRACHAAESRHRRLLRPLRADLIPAALARYPSASRLDLSLCARVPDAALAAAPSGSSLRAVDLSRSWGFGAAGLAALAGACPDLADLDLSNGVHLGDAAAAEVARMRTLQRLSLSRCKPLTDMGLGCVAVGCPDLRELSLKWCLGLTDLGLHLLALKCKKLTSLDLSYTMITKESFLAIMKLPNLQVLPLVGCIGIDDDALGSLDKECSKSLQVLNMSHCQNVTDVGVSSMVKSTPNLLELDLSYCCPQVTPSMGRSLQTITKLRILKLEGCKFMADGLKAIGSSCVSIRDITDVSVAAITSSCTSLISLRMESCSHVSSGALQLIGKNCSHLEELDLTDSDLDDEGLKALAGCSNLSSLKIGICLRISDEGLTHIGKSCPKLGDIDLYRCGGISDDGVIQIAQGSPMLESINLSYCTEITDRSLMSLSKCTKLNTLEIRGCPRVSSAGLSEIAMGCRLLSKLDIKKCFEINDVGMLYLSQFSHSLRQINLSYCSVTDIGLLSLSSICGLQNMTIVHLAGITPNGLTAALMVCGGLTKVKLHEAFKSMMPPHMLKNVEARGCIFQWINKPFKVEVEPCDVWKQQSQDVLVR; encoded by the exons ATGGCCGCAGCGGCAGCCCACCGGAACAACAAGCGCCGCCGCTTCTCCCCGGCTCCCGGccccacctccgccaccgcgcCCCCTCTGGACTcgctcgccgacgagctcctcttcctcgtcctcgaccgcgtcgccgccgccgacccgcGCGCGCTAAAGTCCTTCGCCCTCGCCTCCCGCGCATGCCACGCCGCCGAgtcccgccaccgccgcctcctccgcccgctCCGCGCCGACCTCATCCCGGCCGCGCTTGCCCGCTACCCGTCCGCCTCCCGCCTCGACCTCTCCCTCTGCGCGCGCGTGCCcgacgccgccctcgccgccgccccatcCGGATCATCCCTCCGCGCCGTCGACCTCTCCCGCTCATGGGGGTTCGGCGCCGCGGGCCTCGCCGCGCTCGCCGGGGCCTGCCCGGACCTCGCCGACCTCGACCTCTCGAATGGGGTCCATCTTGgggacgccgcggcggccgaggTGGCGCGGATGCGGACTCTCCAGAGGCTGTCTCTCTCGCGCTGCAAGCCGCTCACGGACATGGGGCTCGGCTGCGTCGCCGTCGGCTGCCCCGACCTCAGGGAACTCTCGCTCAAGTGGTGCCTTGGGCTCACCGATTTGGGGCTCCACCTCCTCGCCCTCAAGTGCAAGAAACTCACCAGCCTGGATCTCTCCTACACCATG ATCACAAAAGAGAGCTTTCTTGCCATTATGAAGCTACCCAATCTCCAGGTGTTGCCACTGGTGGGGTGTATTGGAATTGATGATGATGCTCTTGGTAGTCTTGACAAAGAATGCAGTAAATCACTACAG GTTCTTAATATGTCTCATTGTCAGAATGTCACTGATGTGGGAGTTTCATCCATGGTGAAGTCAACACCAAATCTATTGGAACTGGATCTTTCCTACTGCTGTCCT CAGGTTACTCCTTCTATGGGGAGAAGCCTCCAAACGATTACTAAACTGCGGATACTGAAGCTGGAAGGCTGCAAATTCATGGCTGATGGACTAAAAGCCATTGGAAGCTCTTGTGTTTCGATCAGGGA TATCACTGATGTTTCAGTAGCTGCCATCACTAGTTCATGCACTTCCCTCATCTCTCTGAGGATGGAGTCTTGTAGCCATGTTTCAAGTGGAGCACTCCAACTGATCGGGAAGAACTGTTCTCACTTGGAAGAGTTGGACCTTACTGACAGTGATTTGGATGATGAAG GGTTGAAAGCTCTCGCCGGATGCAGCAATCTCTCGAGCCTAAAAATTGGTATTTGCTTGAGGATAAGTGATGAAGGTCTGACGCACATTGGAAAATCTTGCCCAAAACTCGGAGACATTGATTTGTACAG GTGTGGAGGCATTAGTGATGATGGGGTTATTCAGATTGCTCAAGGCAGTCCAATGCTAGAATCTATCAATCTATCCTACTGTACAGAAATAACAGACCGTTCACTGATGTCCCTCTCAAAATGCACAAAGCTAAATACATTGGAGATTCGTGGCTGCCCCAGGGTTTCATCTGCTGGGCTCTCAGAAATAGCAATGGGTTGCAGGCTGCTTTCCAAGCTTGATATCAAGAAATGCTTTGAGATTAATGATGTGGGCATGCTCTACCTTTCCCAGTTCTCTCATAGCCTCCGTCAG ATAAACTTGTCATACTGTTCGGTCACCGACATTGGACTTCTTTCACTTTCTAGCATATGTGGCTTGCAGAACATGACCATTGTACATTTAGCGGGTATTACACCTAATGGCTTGACAGCTGCTCTCATGGTCTGTGGTGGTTTGACAAAAGTGAAGCTTCATGAAGCATTCAAATCCATGATGCCTCCTCATATGCTCAAAAATGTTGAGGCGCGGGGTTGTATTTTCCAGTGGATCAATAAACCATTTAAG
- the LOC112902543 gene encoding F-box/LRR-repeat protein 3-like isoform X1, whose product MAAAAAHRNNKRRRFSPAPGPTSATAPPLDSLADELLFLVLDRVAAADPRALKSFALASRACHAAESRHRRLLRPLRADLIPAALARYPSASRLDLSLCARVPDAALAAAPSGSSLRAVDLSRSWGFGAAGLAALAGACPDLADLDLSNGVHLGDAAAAEVARMRTLQRLSLSRCKPLTDMGLGCVAVGCPDLRELSLKWCLGLTDLGLHLLALKCKKLTSLDLSYTMITKESFLAIMKLPNLQVLPLVGCIGIDDDALGSLDKECSKSLQVLNMSHCQNVTDVGVSSMVKSTPNLLELDLSYCCPQVTPSMGRSLQTITKLRILKLEGCKFMADGLKAIGSSCVSIRELSLSKCSGVTDTELSFAVSKLKNLLKLDITCCRSITDVSVAAITSSCTSLISLRMESCSHVSSGALQLIGKNCSHLEELDLTDSDLDDEGLKALAGCSNLSSLKIGICLRISDEGLTHIGKSCPKLGDIDLYRCGGISDDGVIQIAQGSPMLESINLSYCTEITDRSLMSLSKCTKLNTLEIRGCPRVSSAGLSEIAMGCRLLSKLDIKKCFEINDVGMLYLSQFSHSLRQINLSYCSVTDIGLLSLSSICGLQNMTIVHLAGITPNGLTAALMVCGGLTKVKLHEAFKSMMPPHMLKNVEARGCIFQWINKPFKVEVEPCDVWKQQSQDVLVR is encoded by the exons ATGGCCGCAGCGGCAGCCCACCGGAACAACAAGCGCCGCCGCTTCTCCCCGGCTCCCGGccccacctccgccaccgcgcCCCCTCTGGACTcgctcgccgacgagctcctcttcctcgtcctcgaccgcgtcgccgccgccgacccgcGCGCGCTAAAGTCCTTCGCCCTCGCCTCCCGCGCATGCCACGCCGCCGAgtcccgccaccgccgcctcctccgcccgctCCGCGCCGACCTCATCCCGGCCGCGCTTGCCCGCTACCCGTCCGCCTCCCGCCTCGACCTCTCCCTCTGCGCGCGCGTGCCcgacgccgccctcgccgccgccccatcCGGATCATCCCTCCGCGCCGTCGACCTCTCCCGCTCATGGGGGTTCGGCGCCGCGGGCCTCGCCGCGCTCGCCGGGGCCTGCCCGGACCTCGCCGACCTCGACCTCTCGAATGGGGTCCATCTTGgggacgccgcggcggccgaggTGGCGCGGATGCGGACTCTCCAGAGGCTGTCTCTCTCGCGCTGCAAGCCGCTCACGGACATGGGGCTCGGCTGCGTCGCCGTCGGCTGCCCCGACCTCAGGGAACTCTCGCTCAAGTGGTGCCTTGGGCTCACCGATTTGGGGCTCCACCTCCTCGCCCTCAAGTGCAAGAAACTCACCAGCCTGGATCTCTCCTACACCATG ATCACAAAAGAGAGCTTTCTTGCCATTATGAAGCTACCCAATCTCCAGGTGTTGCCACTGGTGGGGTGTATTGGAATTGATGATGATGCTCTTGGTAGTCTTGACAAAGAATGCAGTAAATCACTACAG GTTCTTAATATGTCTCATTGTCAGAATGTCACTGATGTGGGAGTTTCATCCATGGTGAAGTCAACACCAAATCTATTGGAACTGGATCTTTCCTACTGCTGTCCT CAGGTTACTCCTTCTATGGGGAGAAGCCTCCAAACGATTACTAAACTGCGGATACTGAAGCTGGAAGGCTGCAAATTCATGGCTGATGGACTAAAAGCCATTGGAAGCTCTTGTGTTTCGATCAGGGAGTTAAGTCTGAGCAAGTGCTCTGGAGTAACAGATACTGAACTCTCTTTTGCTGTGTCAAAACTAAAGAACCTGCTGAAGCTGGACATCACTTGTTGTCGCAGTATCACTGATGTTTCAGTAGCTGCCATCACTAGTTCATGCACTTCCCTCATCTCTCTGAGGATGGAGTCTTGTAGCCATGTTTCAAGTGGAGCACTCCAACTGATCGGGAAGAACTGTTCTCACTTGGAAGAGTTGGACCTTACTGACAGTGATTTGGATGATGAAG GGTTGAAAGCTCTCGCCGGATGCAGCAATCTCTCGAGCCTAAAAATTGGTATTTGCTTGAGGATAAGTGATGAAGGTCTGACGCACATTGGAAAATCTTGCCCAAAACTCGGAGACATTGATTTGTACAG GTGTGGAGGCATTAGTGATGATGGGGTTATTCAGATTGCTCAAGGCAGTCCAATGCTAGAATCTATCAATCTATCCTACTGTACAGAAATAACAGACCGTTCACTGATGTCCCTCTCAAAATGCACAAAGCTAAATACATTGGAGATTCGTGGCTGCCCCAGGGTTTCATCTGCTGGGCTCTCAGAAATAGCAATGGGTTGCAGGCTGCTTTCCAAGCTTGATATCAAGAAATGCTTTGAGATTAATGATGTGGGCATGCTCTACCTTTCCCAGTTCTCTCATAGCCTCCGTCAG ATAAACTTGTCATACTGTTCGGTCACCGACATTGGACTTCTTTCACTTTCTAGCATATGTGGCTTGCAGAACATGACCATTGTACATTTAGCGGGTATTACACCTAATGGCTTGACAGCTGCTCTCATGGTCTGTGGTGGTTTGACAAAAGTGAAGCTTCATGAAGCATTCAAATCCATGATGCCTCCTCATATGCTCAAAAATGTTGAGGCGCGGGGTTGTATTTTCCAGTGGATCAATAAACCATTTAAG
- the LOC112902543 gene encoding F-box/LRR-repeat protein 3-like isoform X2, with the protein MAAAAAHRNNKRRRFSPAPGPTSATAPPLDSLADELLFLVLDRVAAADPRALKSFALASRACHAAESRHRRLLRPLRADLIPAALARYPSASRLDLSLCARVPDAALAAAPSGSSLRAVDLSRSWGFGAAGLAALAGACPDLADLDLSNGVHLGDAAAAEVARMRTLQRLSLSRCKPLTDMGLGCVAVGCPDLRELSLKWCLGLTDLGLHLLALKCKKLTSLDLSYTMITKESFLAIMKLPNLQVLPLVGCIGIDDDALGSLDKECSKSLQVLNMSHCQNVTDVGVSSMVKSTPNLLELDLSYCCPVTPSMGRSLQTITKLRILKLEGCKFMADGLKAIGSSCVSIRELSLSKCSGVTDTELSFAVSKLKNLLKLDITCCRSITDVSVAAITSSCTSLISLRMESCSHVSSGALQLIGKNCSHLEELDLTDSDLDDEGLKALAGCSNLSSLKIGICLRISDEGLTHIGKSCPKLGDIDLYRCGGISDDGVIQIAQGSPMLESINLSYCTEITDRSLMSLSKCTKLNTLEIRGCPRVSSAGLSEIAMGCRLLSKLDIKKCFEINDVGMLYLSQFSHSLRQINLSYCSVTDIGLLSLSSICGLQNMTIVHLAGITPNGLTAALMVCGGLTKVKLHEAFKSMMPPHMLKNVEARGCIFQWINKPFKVEVEPCDVWKQQSQDVLVR; encoded by the exons ATGGCCGCAGCGGCAGCCCACCGGAACAACAAGCGCCGCCGCTTCTCCCCGGCTCCCGGccccacctccgccaccgcgcCCCCTCTGGACTcgctcgccgacgagctcctcttcctcgtcctcgaccgcgtcgccgccgccgacccgcGCGCGCTAAAGTCCTTCGCCCTCGCCTCCCGCGCATGCCACGCCGCCGAgtcccgccaccgccgcctcctccgcccgctCCGCGCCGACCTCATCCCGGCCGCGCTTGCCCGCTACCCGTCCGCCTCCCGCCTCGACCTCTCCCTCTGCGCGCGCGTGCCcgacgccgccctcgccgccgccccatcCGGATCATCCCTCCGCGCCGTCGACCTCTCCCGCTCATGGGGGTTCGGCGCCGCGGGCCTCGCCGCGCTCGCCGGGGCCTGCCCGGACCTCGCCGACCTCGACCTCTCGAATGGGGTCCATCTTGgggacgccgcggcggccgaggTGGCGCGGATGCGGACTCTCCAGAGGCTGTCTCTCTCGCGCTGCAAGCCGCTCACGGACATGGGGCTCGGCTGCGTCGCCGTCGGCTGCCCCGACCTCAGGGAACTCTCGCTCAAGTGGTGCCTTGGGCTCACCGATTTGGGGCTCCACCTCCTCGCCCTCAAGTGCAAGAAACTCACCAGCCTGGATCTCTCCTACACCATG ATCACAAAAGAGAGCTTTCTTGCCATTATGAAGCTACCCAATCTCCAGGTGTTGCCACTGGTGGGGTGTATTGGAATTGATGATGATGCTCTTGGTAGTCTTGACAAAGAATGCAGTAAATCACTACAG GTTCTTAATATGTCTCATTGTCAGAATGTCACTGATGTGGGAGTTTCATCCATGGTGAAGTCAACACCAAATCTATTGGAACTGGATCTTTCCTACTGCTGTCCT GTTACTCCTTCTATGGGGAGAAGCCTCCAAACGATTACTAAACTGCGGATACTGAAGCTGGAAGGCTGCAAATTCATGGCTGATGGACTAAAAGCCATTGGAAGCTCTTGTGTTTCGATCAGGGAGTTAAGTCTGAGCAAGTGCTCTGGAGTAACAGATACTGAACTCTCTTTTGCTGTGTCAAAACTAAAGAACCTGCTGAAGCTGGACATCACTTGTTGTCGCAGTATCACTGATGTTTCAGTAGCTGCCATCACTAGTTCATGCACTTCCCTCATCTCTCTGAGGATGGAGTCTTGTAGCCATGTTTCAAGTGGAGCACTCCAACTGATCGGGAAGAACTGTTCTCACTTGGAAGAGTTGGACCTTACTGACAGTGATTTGGATGATGAAG GGTTGAAAGCTCTCGCCGGATGCAGCAATCTCTCGAGCCTAAAAATTGGTATTTGCTTGAGGATAAGTGATGAAGGTCTGACGCACATTGGAAAATCTTGCCCAAAACTCGGAGACATTGATTTGTACAG GTGTGGAGGCATTAGTGATGATGGGGTTATTCAGATTGCTCAAGGCAGTCCAATGCTAGAATCTATCAATCTATCCTACTGTACAGAAATAACAGACCGTTCACTGATGTCCCTCTCAAAATGCACAAAGCTAAATACATTGGAGATTCGTGGCTGCCCCAGGGTTTCATCTGCTGGGCTCTCAGAAATAGCAATGGGTTGCAGGCTGCTTTCCAAGCTTGATATCAAGAAATGCTTTGAGATTAATGATGTGGGCATGCTCTACCTTTCCCAGTTCTCTCATAGCCTCCGTCAG ATAAACTTGTCATACTGTTCGGTCACCGACATTGGACTTCTTTCACTTTCTAGCATATGTGGCTTGCAGAACATGACCATTGTACATTTAGCGGGTATTACACCTAATGGCTTGACAGCTGCTCTCATGGTCTGTGGTGGTTTGACAAAAGTGAAGCTTCATGAAGCATTCAAATCCATGATGCCTCCTCATATGCTCAAAAATGTTGAGGCGCGGGGTTGTATTTTCCAGTGGATCAATAAACCATTTAAG